CTATAACAATATCATTAGTGTACTGTTATGCTTTTCTTTGTACAATGGCTATtttgattaaaacatttttgaatcaagtatatcattttattttcaaatatctttcATATAACAATGTAATAAATAGTGTCATAGAATTATGTGTAGTCTCCCGGACATTCAGCTTTGAGAGCGGTGATTTATTCTTACGAGATACTCAGTTTTAAGGTATATCATTGTACTTACTCTTGACCAAAAAGATAACGTTATTTTACTGAATCTTAGTGTTCGTTGTCCCTTGTTTCTCCGTTATCATATGTATCGACACATTACCAACACGCTAGGGATTTGCTGAAAACCAGATTTTCaagttgattttttgtttttgttggtttCGGTTGCTTTTCATAAACGCATGTCTAAcatgtctttttatttataagttgatTTATAATACTGGTCATATATTGTAGACTATTATTAGGTGTATAGTATACCTTTTGATAATAACTTGGATATTGCTTTATTTCTATCGTCTATGCTTGGAAAATCTACTGCTCCCGTTATGCCTAAACCTCGTACTCGGCTAAGCACATCCGgatattttttctgaaaatgatGGTTTGCATGTACATGAAGAACACCAAAATGGTTTAAGCTTGAATATGAGTTATTTTCATAATGTCCATTTTCGTAATGTCCAGACAACTTTTCCCAAAAgagaaacaatatattttaaagaatacAAGGTTTTAGTTAGAATAAACTCCACCATTATAACATCCTCAAAAGTTCTTGTTTTACAAAGAACAAGACAAATTTCAGGTCAAATGATCAGAACACTTAGAAAATTAAGGTGTTCCCGTTGCATTAGAGTAACTAGGTACTAAATCCTCATATATAAGTACCTTTTATCATTTTTCCCCGTACGACTGCCACATATTCCATCCCTATCCCATAAGTTTGAACAGTCAGTGAATTCAATTTGAATGATTTCAAAATCGACGTTGCTTTTATGTTGAGCAGAAAAAGTGTATCAGTTAATATACAAAACATCATATTTTCTCTTGTCCGAAGAGTACTCAaataattaacaatttttaacTAACCTGTATTTTTTCTACTTCGGGCCATAGATAATTTCCAATTTCTGTAACTCGATTTAGAAGATTGTCCCGCTTGATTACTTTAATGACAGCTTCTAGTAAAACGACCTTTGATGGGTCTCCAACCCATGTGTTAAATATTCTGAAagcctaaaaaaataaaaagacacaaATTGAAAGTCAACGacaaattgagagaaaaaaaccagaaaatttcaaaaatttaagttCTCACATATAACAACTCAGAAAAACAAATACTGTTCTCAATTCTAAATGAATATAATCCCAATTATATTATCTACAAAATAACTACTTCAGAATCAGGATAGAGGAATTAATTCAATTTATACAAACTGCAACAAGAACTTTCAGTTGACTCTTCtgatttatatgtttaatttaatGTATCCTacaaaacaacactttataactTTAAGCGTCGGttgcacttttctggatttaccttcctCGTGTACATTCGAAGCAGAATATTTGaaataagaaccgaaacagttcaAAATTCAACACCAGTTTCAGTGAACAAGACATATGATTCTAGAACGGCCTTCATCAAGTTCACTCGAAAGACAAATATGAGGCGTTTATTTATACAAGGTCTTTTTTTctacatataaaacaaatattaaaactaTCTAAAATACCAAAATTAAATATGCCTATAATAGATACCATTAAGAATATGGAAATATAGTGATGCGAACCAGGCCTCTTAATTTCACTAACATTCAGGACACGATTCGTtcctttttatattgttttacaatgaATATACctcttatgatttttttattaatttctaaattataaagaaattgtgATTCTGTCAAAGAGGTTATAAATTGGTAAAATGCAAACCCTAACATTTGCTACATCTAAATATACTTGTTAAGAAATTGGAAACACCACGTTCATAATTATatgcgtccgaagcacttttctggatttaccttcatcaggaacgctcaaagccaaacatttgaaatccgaagatgtaaaagtaccgaaaccgttgaagagctatatgacaaaaatacctaaataaatagccaaatgtatctaaagtcaactttgcctgagggagttgaaaccttagtttcttgataatttcaaaatttataaacggacaattttaagAACTATCTGTAACTATCCAAGCATAACGAACGCATGTGTGTCTTCAAATTCTAGCAAATTCTTAGAGATTGTCTTATAATGGTAAATTCTAGAAGATAAAACAGTAATGTAATCAAATATATTACCTCCTGTGATCTGTATTCAGACCTGTAGTAAAAGCCTCCAGTTAACATCTTTTTACTAAATGTTACAATATCTGGTGGTTGTTTAAGATTGAAATGTTCATGAGCCCAGAATAGACCTGTTACACCACAACCGGTTTGCACTTCGTCTAAATTGAAACAGATATCATTCTGAAATACGACAAAAAGTAAAGAGAAGCTAGACAATAGTTATGttacattattttctattcttcaAATTTCAAAGTGAATTCACGCTAATTGATTCGATCAATGATCCCCTTTTTCCAAAGAAATCACGGAGTATAGTTGTTGGTTATATTTCTATGTCTGACGTGTATGACTCAAATGTATTTGTCGTCCGTTTAGCTGTGTGCATACATTAATACATAACAACGCCTTTTCATAATGGGGACGTTTTATCTACAACTTCGAGAGGAATTGCACAACTAAATGAAAGTTGTAGAACAAAATTTCTGTACATGTACAACGTTAACCCAACTTTTTATTAAGATGAAAAATGTCTTCTGGGACGAACCATTTTCTTGAATTTATTGTTTACTTATTCTTGTCCTAGATATGCATCAGATATTAGCTAGAagacgttatttttttttattcaaatacagGAGATCTGAACGTTTAAAGTGAAGTCAACTCGTTTAAGAGTTCTACAGAACTCATGTTTATTAGGTTAGTGTTTACAAAGATTGCCcgactaaaaaaaaaagataacttaCTTTCCTTAACTTATTTAAAAATCATGCTTTACGCAGTAGATTGCATCCAGCTAAATGATAAGGTAAGTGTTATTATGGGGCTTATGGGATCAGCTTTTGATGAGTAAGACCTAGGTCAAAACAACGACTCCATAAAATTAAGTTCTCTACCTACtgattgtttttttatgaacTGCGTATGCTTATACCACAACGTCTcagaaacgattttttttccgTAATTTTAAGTACAAAGTTCGCCAAAATCAATATTCATTACATGAAATCTCATTCTTTTTATTGTGTGACCTCTTTGGTTTTGCTTTTCCGAACAGCCCGATATTGTTCCTAGACAGCATCGATATCAtacactaataaaaaaaatcatagaaatatGAAGGAAGAATTACCTTAATACATATATCTTGTAAACCTTGAAAGAATTGTGGTGAGGCAAAGTTGTCTCCTCCCTCTCCCTGTATTGGTTCTATAACAACTCCAACAATCGGTTCACCTTTCTTTTTCCACGTTTCTATTAAATCTTCAACCTTAGAATAATATTCATACATAAAGTAAGTAATCTATTAAAGGTTATTTTAAACGTGTTCTTGGCTAatttaataaaacacaaataCATTCGATAAAGCATATGCAGTTAATATTTTGCATACAACGCAGTGCACAtgacaatgacatcatttatttttatgaatttttgttaaGTACCTGAATTAAATGGTTGAAAGTATTAGACATGTCTAGGCAAATACGACGCGTGTGGATTCTGAATACTGCAGCTGTTTATAAGAATTAAACTTATGTTATACACAAATTAAAATTTTCCCTCCAAAATATTGAGATGTACGACACTTTCAGCACTGGTTGGTCAGTTTTTTATTGGTTAGAGGAGCCAGTATGCCCGGAGGGAACCTGCGACTTTCGGTTGGAAAACTGACAAGCCTAGTCGATTTAAGATAAAAGTGGAACGCATTTGCCTCATGTGGGACTCGAATTCACAACCGCAGTGTATTTCGACTTGTATACGAAACAAGTCAGCAAATATGAATAGCACAGAATAAACTTAAACTGTCTTATACACATAAGGcctatatttgattttatttgtgttcattattataaacatttatgaataaaATGTAATAGTAATATTGAACATTTTCTTTATAGGATAAAACTGATTAGATATCGGAgtaggtataagaagatgtggtagtttgtttttgttttgtttgtatgaTCTAACAAAAGTAAGAAACTAAGAGAAATGTATTGCGTTAAAAGTGATGATTTTATATTTCCATAACAATAGAATACAATATACTACCTCTTCAAGGCATCGTTTCTCCTCGGCTTGATTCTCCCTGACGTTATCCTCTAAAGGATACTTTAACATTGGAAACGTAGCAATAGGCCATTTAGGTTGTGGAAAATCTAATTTATGCATCGGTTTAGTATGTGTAAGAGCTAGTGCACCTAGAATATTGATTAAATTGATTAAACTGAAGACAAGGAAACAGCGATGTACGTTCAATAAACAATAgagaaaaaatataatgttacttttttttaagatttcaatACAACTACCATCTGGTTTACCAAATCTATTTACTGTACAAGACCCCTTTCTTATCGGATTGGTCATATTTAAAATGACATCGTAAAAACAACGGTATCAGTATTATGAGATCATCTTTATttccattttcactgtatatctCTTCATTTTATCACCACCAATGTTTCTAAACTTTTGTCTTTATAGACAATGTAATAAGTCCTCTATAATTATTAAACATTGAAACAACTTACCCATAGTCCGTCCATGAAAAGCATTTTTAAAGGACAATACAGACAAATTAGGGGTGCCTGGGAGATCATTTGTTTTACACGATTGAAGTTCCTCTTGTGTCGGAGGAGCACCTCCTCGTTTTCTTCTCTACAATCAAATAAGACAAGCGCGTGaaagtaattttttttcagaaatgacagcatgtcattttttttatatgtaaagttATAAGAGTGAAAATATCAAATCTTAATGTGCGTCTCTCCCTGAAACAGAAATAATATGTTACGGAATCTTCATAAGAAAGATATTCAATTTAAAGGAAAGAACACATCGTCTACATTTTGATTAATAATTTATATAGAAATGGTATTTCAAAATACTTTCATCAATACGATAAACACACCCATGATGCTGCAACAGCGGCATATATAATTTAAACTTGGCTTAGCAAGTAAAGTAAACATTTCAACTGTTAAAAATACTCATAATGAAAATTTTACCTGAAAAGCAATGAACATAGCTTTCTGTGCATGTTCAACTGAACATGCTCCACATGCCATGGTCTGCACTTCAGAGAGACCAGGTGGTGCAACCTATGTAAACATTTGAATGCATAAGTACCATGCTTA
This genomic window from Mytilus galloprovincialis chromosome 9, xbMytGall1.hap1.1, whole genome shotgun sequence contains:
- the LOC143044463 gene encoding 4-aminobutyrate aminotransferase, mitochondrial-like — translated: MHCCSKQCLSLVWKDALKNSRAFHRLAYCSQKIATTEPSSPNVRTEIPGPKSRQLLKELDRIQNTGAVQFFADYDKSYGNYLVDVDDNCMLDLYTQIASIPIGYNHQSLIDAVKNENNLSTFVNRPALGCYPPRDWITRLQTSLLAVAPPGLSEVQTMACGACSVEHAQKAMFIAFQRRKRGGAPPTQEELQSCKTNDLPGTPNLSVLSFKNAFHGRTMGALALTHTKPMHKLDFPQPKWPIATFPMLKYPLEDNVRENQAEEKRCLEEVEDLIETWKKKGEPIVGVVIEPIQGEGGDNFASPQFFQGLQDICIKNDICFNLDEVQTGCGVTGLFWAHEHFNLKQPPDIVTFSKKMLTGGFYYRSEYRSQEAFRIFNTWVGDPSKVVLLEAVIKVIKRDNLLNRVTEIGNYLWPEVEKIQKKYPDVLSRVRGLGITGAVDFPSIDDRNKAISKLLSKGVNTGACGESSLRLRPTLTLQKHHVDIFLDKLNSVCQEMN